From the Billgrantia sulfidoxydans genome, one window contains:
- a CDS encoding tripartite tricarboxylate transporter TctB family protein produces MSTPVYKRGGPIRDPGDVLAGSVLLIASVILLFYLVPNYINEPPILQNPMMSPRWLPRIVGGLLLGFSLLLIVQGLMVDSTGKEDGRRIEKGPRRRFALMVVALVVYVALFEALGAVISGILATLILFVAHPVRTWWVYGLAIVFPVVVTFLFVKVMNVPLPVMPF; encoded by the coding sequence ATGTCGACACCCGTTTACAAGCGCGGTGGGCCGATCCGCGATCCAGGCGACGTCCTGGCAGGGAGCGTGCTGCTGATTGCTTCCGTGATACTGCTGTTCTATCTGGTGCCCAACTACATCAATGAGCCGCCCATCCTGCAGAACCCCATGATGTCGCCGCGCTGGCTGCCGCGCATCGTGGGCGGGCTGCTGCTCGGCTTCTCTCTTCTGCTGATCGTGCAGGGATTGATGGTCGATAGCACTGGCAAGGAGGACGGTCGCCGCATCGAGAAGGGGCCGCGACGCCGCTTTGCCCTGATGGTCGTGGCGCTGGTGGTCTACGTGGCCCTGTTCGAGGCGCTGGGTGCGGTGATCAGCGGTATCCTGGCCACCCTGATCCTGTTCGTCGCCCATCCGGTGCGCACCTGGTGGGTCTATGGGTTGGCCATTGTCTTTCCCGTCGTCGTCACCTTTCTTTTCGTCAAGGTCATGAACGTGCCGCTACCGGTGATGCCTTTCTGA
- a CDS encoding Bug family tripartite tricarboxylate transporter substrate binding protein, producing the protein MAVSVSAVHANEWPTDDVRLVVPYAPGGTTDVLSRRVADLLQEELDANVVVENRPGAGSTVATGRLARGGRDVDHTILMASPGHTIGAAIYPDLAYDPVEDFVFLQNLIDIPNVMVVPADSPYDSVAEFVEAAKEQNMTFSHSGVGSSIHMSGELFKTLTETNMTAVPFAGSGAALPALLGGDVDVSFENMPTVLSHIQSGDLKALAVTSAERSEHLPDVPTLREVGDYNLDQFVTTAWFGLIAHESFPEEAQDAMHEALGAVMQREEFVNFADQLGAEPGQVAGEEFKQFIAQEVERWQDVAEQAGISQ; encoded by the coding sequence ATGGCAGTATCCGTCTCGGCGGTCCATGCCAATGAGTGGCCGACCGACGACGTGCGTCTGGTCGTTCCCTATGCGCCGGGTGGTACCACCGACGTTCTCTCGCGCCGCGTCGCCGACCTGCTGCAAGAGGAGCTGGATGCCAACGTAGTGGTCGAGAATCGCCCCGGCGCGGGTTCCACCGTGGCCACCGGGCGCCTGGCGCGGGGTGGCCGCGATGTCGACCACACGATCCTGATGGCCTCCCCAGGCCACACCATCGGCGCGGCGATCTACCCGGACCTGGCCTACGATCCGGTCGAGGACTTCGTCTTCCTGCAGAACCTGATCGACATTCCCAATGTCATGGTTGTGCCGGCCGACAGCCCTTACGACAGCGTGGCCGAGTTCGTCGAGGCGGCCAAGGAGCAGAACATGACCTTCAGCCACAGCGGCGTGGGCAGCTCCATCCATATGTCCGGCGAGCTGTTCAAGACCCTGACCGAGACCAACATGACGGCGGTGCCGTTCGCCGGCAGCGGCGCGGCCCTGCCGGCCCTGCTGGGCGGCGATGTCGACGTGTCGTTCGAAAACATGCCGACCGTGCTCTCGCACATCCAGTCCGGCGACCTGAAGGCCCTGGCCGTCACCTCCGCCGAGCGCTCCGAACATCTGCCCGACGTGCCGACCCTGCGCGAAGTGGGCGATTACAACCTCGACCAGTTCGTCACCACCGCCTGGTTCGGCCTGATCGCCCACGAGTCGTTCCCCGAGGAAGCGCAGGATGCCATGCATGAAGCGCTCGGCGCCGTGATGCAGCGCGAGGAGTTCGTCAACTTCGCCGATCAGCTGGGCGCCGAGCCGGGCCAGGTGGCCGGCGAGGAGTTCAAGCAGTTCATCGCCCAAGAGGTGGAGCGCTGGCAGGACGTGGCCGAGCAGGCCGGCATCAGCCAGTAA
- a CDS encoding tripartite tricarboxylate transporter permease, producing the protein MEIVSEVLQLFLHPENFLAIALGVVIGVVVGSIPGLTATMAVALALPFTFSMQPVAAILLLVGIYKGGMYGGSITAILIRTPGSPASACTLLDGYPMAQQGHAKKALKTALYSSVIADFISNIALIFFAAYLAKIALNFGAPEFFWLICFSLTIIISLASGSMIKGLLAALMGILLSLVGLDEVYGSQRLTFGNYNLMDSISFIPLLIGLFAIPEIIEFYRKKALPHIKAKASGAGLSLAELKRCMKSIIRGSLIGVIIGAIPGTGATAAAFISYSDARRRSPRGDNFGKGEVEGVAASEAGNNGVAGATMIPLLSLGIPGDVITAIILGAFMVHGLTPGPILFQENLPLIYALFMGIMFSSLVLLVVGNGAIKYFSLIADIPKEILFPIVLMFCVYGAYAVNNDTFDVWLMLGFGVLGYVFNRAAIPAAPFLIGFILGPMFEDNLRRSLLIGGNDLAIFARGPITWFFIALTLGSIVLALYRYFVARRQSARTASTQETP; encoded by the coding sequence ATGGAAATCGTTTCGGAAGTCCTGCAGCTCTTCCTCCATCCGGAGAATTTCCTGGCCATCGCGCTGGGCGTCGTCATCGGCGTGGTGGTAGGCTCCATCCCCGGCCTGACTGCCACCATGGCGGTGGCACTGGCCCTGCCGTTCACCTTCTCCATGCAGCCGGTGGCGGCCATTCTGCTGCTGGTCGGCATCTACAAGGGCGGCATGTACGGCGGCTCGATCACCGCCATCCTGATCCGTACGCCGGGCTCGCCCGCCTCGGCCTGCACCCTTCTCGACGGCTACCCCATGGCCCAGCAGGGGCACGCCAAGAAGGCGCTGAAGACAGCCCTCTACTCGTCGGTGATCGCCGATTTCATCTCCAATATCGCGTTGATCTTCTTCGCCGCCTACCTGGCCAAGATCGCCCTGAACTTCGGCGCCCCGGAGTTCTTCTGGCTGATCTGCTTCTCGTTGACCATCATCATCTCACTGGCCAGCGGCTCGATGATCAAGGGGCTGCTGGCGGCGCTGATGGGCATCCTGCTCTCGCTGGTGGGGCTGGACGAGGTCTACGGCTCCCAGCGGCTCACCTTCGGCAACTACAACCTGATGGACTCGATCTCGTTCATTCCGCTGCTGATCGGGCTGTTCGCCATCCCCGAGATCATCGAGTTCTACCGCAAGAAGGCGCTGCCGCACATCAAGGCCAAGGCCAGCGGGGCCGGCCTCTCACTGGCCGAACTCAAGCGCTGCATGAAGAGCATCATCCGCGGCAGCCTGATCGGCGTGATCATCGGTGCCATCCCCGGTACTGGTGCGACCGCCGCGGCCTTCATCTCCTACAGCGACGCCCGGCGCCGCTCGCCGCGGGGCGACAACTTCGGCAAAGGCGAAGTGGAAGGCGTAGCCGCCTCGGAGGCGGGCAACAACGGCGTGGCGGGTGCGACCATGATTCCGCTGCTGTCACTGGGCATTCCCGGCGACGTGATCACCGCGATCATCCTCGGTGCCTTCATGGTGCACGGCCTGACGCCGGGACCGATCCTGTTCCAGGAGAATCTGCCGCTGATCTACGCCCTGTTCATGGGCATCATGTTCAGTTCGCTGGTGCTGCTGGTGGTGGGCAACGGCGCGATCAAGTATTTCTCGCTGATCGCCGACATTCCCAAGGAGATCCTCTTCCCCATCGTGTTGATGTTCTGCGTCTACGGCGCCTACGCGGTCAACAACGATACCTTCGACGTGTGGCTGATGCTGGGCTTCGGTGTGCTCGGCTATGTCTTCAACCGCGCGGCGATCCCCGCTGCCCCGTTTCTGATCGGCTTCATCCTGGGGCCGATGTTCGAGGACAACTTGCGCCGCTCACTGCTGATCGGCGGCAACGACCTGGCGATCTTCGCGCGCGGTCCGATCACCTGGTTCTTCATCGCCTTGACGCTGGGCTCGATCGTGCTGGCGCTCTATCGCTATTTCGTGGCGCGCCGCCAGTCCGCCCGCACCGCTTCGACACAGGAGACGCCATGA